In one window of Desulforhabdus amnigena DNA:
- a CDS encoding YebC/PmpR family DNA-binding transcriptional regulator, with amino-acid sequence MSGHSKWSTIRHKKGAADAKRGKIFTKLIKEIMVAARMGGADPGANPRLRAAVLAAKAENMPKENIERAIKKGSGEMEGVNYEEINYEGYGPAGVAILLEILTDNRNRAASEVRHIFSRNGGNMGEAGCVAWMFDKKGTIVFNKENVSEEELMEVALEAGAEDVRDAESQFEVVTSLEDFNAVKEAFDEKGMTYELAEITMVPQTTVPISDEKTAMQILKLMDALEDNDDVQHAYANFDIPDEILNAIA; translated from the coding sequence ATGTCGGGACATTCCAAATGGAGCACCATTCGCCACAAGAAGGGCGCCGCAGATGCCAAGCGCGGAAAGATCTTCACCAAGCTCATCAAGGAAATCATGGTTGCCGCCCGTATGGGAGGAGCAGACCCGGGAGCCAATCCGCGGCTGAGGGCGGCGGTGCTTGCAGCCAAAGCGGAAAATATGCCCAAAGAAAACATTGAACGGGCCATCAAGAAGGGCTCGGGTGAGATGGAAGGCGTCAATTACGAGGAGATCAATTACGAAGGCTATGGACCCGCGGGAGTGGCCATCCTTCTGGAGATCCTGACGGACAACCGAAACCGTGCTGCCAGTGAAGTGCGGCATATTTTCAGCCGTAACGGAGGCAACATGGGTGAGGCGGGTTGTGTGGCGTGGATGTTTGACAAAAAGGGGACCATCGTCTTCAATAAGGAGAACGTTTCCGAAGAGGAACTGATGGAAGTGGCCCTGGAGGCCGGTGCAGAAGATGTCAGGGATGCGGAGAGCCAGTTTGAAGTCGTAACTTCCCTGGAAGACTTCAATGCCGTGAAAGAGGCTTTCGACGAAAAGGGAATGACCTACGAACTGGCCGAAATCACCATGGTGCCCCAGACAACCGTTCCCATTTCGGATGAAAAGACGGCCATGCAGATCCTCAAGCTCATGGATGCCCTGGAAGACAACGACGACGTGCAGCATGCCTATGCCAATTTTGATATTCCGGATGAGATCCTCAATGCTATTGCCTGA
- a CDS encoding RlmE family RNA methyltransferase, with the protein MSYKFQDHYFHRAKKEKYLARAVYKLDEIQKKHQIIKPGNRVLDLGAAPGSWMQLTSKIVGPKGLLVGVDLKEISHSFPDHVVVFQRDIYDPEFLEALQRDYAPFDVVLSDMAPSTSGIKAADSARSELLFERALHLAMSLLKEEGHFLAKIFQGSDFHAILQEVKKYFGRVKVVKPDASKKESKEIYILAMRFKKP; encoded by the coding sequence ATGTCCTATAAGTTTCAGGATCATTATTTCCACCGGGCCAAAAAAGAGAAATACCTGGCACGGGCCGTTTACAAGTTGGATGAGATTCAAAAGAAGCACCAAATCATCAAACCTGGAAACCGTGTGTTGGATCTCGGTGCGGCTCCCGGTTCGTGGATGCAGCTCACGAGTAAGATCGTGGGCCCCAAGGGCTTGCTGGTGGGAGTGGATCTCAAAGAAATTAGCCATTCTTTTCCAGACCATGTCGTGGTATTCCAAAGAGACATTTACGATCCGGAGTTTCTGGAGGCGCTGCAAAGAGATTATGCCCCGTTCGATGTGGTTTTGAGCGATATGGCTCCATCGACTTCGGGTATAAAAGCTGCGGACAGCGCCCGATCGGAGCTTCTCTTTGAACGGGCGCTCCATCTGGCCATGTCTTTGCTCAAAGAGGAAGGGCATTTTCTGGCCAAAATTTTTCAGGGGTCCGACTTCCATGCGATACTTCAGGAGGTCAAGAAATATTTCGGAAGGGTCAAAGTGGTAAAACCGGATGCGTCAAAAAAAGAGAGCAAGGAAATCTATATCCTTGCCATGCGTTTTAAGAAGCCGTAA
- a CDS encoding macro domain-containing protein, whose translation MEKRVNGKQIRLVQGDLTELAVDAIVNAANAQLILGGGVAGAIRTKGGPSIQEECNRIGGTTVGQAVLTTAGNLKARYVIHAVGPRYGEGNEDEKLRRATLNSLKRATEKGLRSIAFPAVSTGIFGFPKDRCAQIMLDTAKNFLETEKTSLEEVIFCLWSGEDLDLFAKTLDSMLP comes from the coding sequence ATGGAAAAGAGAGTGAACGGTAAGCAAATCAGGCTGGTTCAGGGGGATCTGACCGAACTCGCGGTGGACGCCATTGTCAATGCCGCCAATGCTCAGCTCATCTTGGGAGGAGGTGTGGCGGGGGCTATTCGCACCAAAGGGGGACCCAGCATTCAGGAAGAGTGCAACCGCATCGGTGGTACCACTGTGGGACAAGCCGTTCTTACCACGGCTGGAAATCTCAAGGCGAGGTACGTAATCCACGCTGTGGGCCCCCGCTATGGGGAGGGAAACGAAGATGAAAAACTTCGCCGGGCAACCTTGAACAGCCTGAAGCGCGCCACGGAAAAAGGGCTCCGGTCCATCGCTTTTCCGGCAGTCAGCACAGGGATCTTCGGTTTTCCCAAGGACCGTTGCGCTCAAATCATGCTCGATACGGCGAAGAACTTCCTGGAAACCGAAAAGACAAGTCTCGAAGAAGTGATTTTTTGTCTTTGGTCCGGGGAGGATCTGGACCTGTTCGCCAAAACACTGGACTCGATGTTGCCCTGA
- a CDS encoding PAS domain S-box protein, with the protein MSMIPPLRWHPKNKVTALKIAFVYALMGGMWILFSDRLVSTLVKDPAMLTRLQTFKGWLYIAVTTLVLYWLVRISVQSHMKAEEALQESQRTLSNLLSNLPGMAYRCRCDDQMSMEFVSDGCKALTGYSSSELMDPEKISYTRLIHPEDLISVREERRKAMLDRKPFRVVYRIKNAKGETRWVLEQGMGIVSAEGKISVLEGFVSDITERKRTEKALQKSERKFRSLFENSADAMLLLDGNVFVDCNPAAVKMMHCADKEQLLSLHPAELSPERQPDGRLSFDKANELIAEAFKKKSLRFRWVHRRADGQDFPVEVLLTVIPINDKPMIYTVWRDITERVQAEEALKESEERYRTLVESTSDAIVLVDQNRKILSFNQAFLDLFGYSRDDEVVGQPASIVHPSDESYHAFAKATYPMLHTKGPLRLEWQLMRKDGTLFPVEGSYSVIRAFDGSIKGYVAILRDITKRKKAEEDLKTYRNHLEEMVNERTRDLEAAQKALVQKEKLKTLGAITAEVAHEFRNPLVSIGGFARRLQKKFPDSQEAEIILKEAHRLELLLERIDHYLKPIHLQPRECLVNPIVTECVDLLSPELARENVHLQLELDPGLPPAYVDPEILSQVLIIMTTNAVKIMDKTRPLIIQTYGAEENIYIDFRNPVLGKKIKDPELLFLPFQESGNNIEMSRSYQLLKEMGGVLSFTQEPDYMVFSVSLRKAGAEETEEQKKGDK; encoded by the coding sequence ATGAGCATGATCCCACCATTGCGCTGGCATCCTAAAAATAAAGTCACCGCGCTGAAAATCGCCTTTGTCTACGCTTTGATGGGGGGGATGTGGATCCTTTTTTCAGACAGGCTGGTGAGCACCCTTGTCAAGGACCCGGCAATGCTCACCCGGCTGCAAACCTTCAAGGGATGGCTGTATATTGCTGTGACAACGCTTGTGCTCTATTGGCTCGTGCGCATCAGCGTCCAGTCCCACATGAAAGCTGAAGAGGCCCTGCAGGAAAGCCAACGAACCCTTTCCAACCTTTTGAGCAACCTTCCCGGCATGGCGTATCGCTGTCGATGCGACGATCAAATGAGCATGGAATTTGTGAGCGACGGATGCAAAGCCCTGACGGGTTATTCTTCATCGGAACTCATGGACCCCGAAAAGATTTCCTACACCCGGTTGATCCATCCCGAAGACCTGATATCCGTGAGAGAAGAGAGGCGTAAAGCCATGTTGGACAGGAAACCGTTCCGCGTGGTCTACCGCATCAAGAATGCCAAGGGAGAAACACGATGGGTTTTGGAACAAGGCATGGGTATCGTCTCCGCCGAGGGCAAAATTTCCGTCCTCGAGGGTTTTGTCAGCGACATTACCGAACGCAAACGGACGGAAAAGGCGCTGCAAAAAAGTGAAAGGAAGTTCCGCTCCCTTTTCGAAAATTCAGCCGACGCCATGCTTCTGCTGGATGGGAATGTCTTTGTGGACTGTAATCCAGCAGCAGTGAAAATGATGCACTGCGCAGACAAAGAGCAGCTCTTGTCCCTCCATCCGGCTGAACTCTCACCCGAGAGACAACCGGACGGCCGCCTTTCTTTTGACAAAGCCAACGAATTGATCGCTGAAGCCTTTAAGAAAAAAAGCCTGAGATTCCGATGGGTTCACCGCAGGGCAGATGGACAGGACTTCCCGGTGGAAGTCCTGTTGACAGTCATCCCCATAAATGACAAGCCCATGATCTACACCGTCTGGCGAGACATCACCGAACGGGTGCAAGCGGAAGAAGCCCTCAAGGAATCCGAGGAACGCTACAGGACTCTTGTGGAGAGCACTTCGGATGCCATTGTGCTGGTGGACCAAAACAGAAAAATCCTCTCGTTCAATCAGGCTTTTCTGGATCTTTTCGGGTATTCGAGGGATGATGAAGTGGTCGGGCAACCCGCCAGCATCGTTCATCCCTCGGACGAAAGCTACCATGCCTTTGCAAAGGCAACCTATCCGATGCTTCACACCAAGGGTCCTCTGAGACTTGAATGGCAGCTCATGCGCAAGGACGGCACCCTCTTTCCTGTCGAAGGATCTTATTCGGTCATTAGAGCCTTCGACGGTTCCATCAAAGGCTATGTCGCCATCCTGCGGGACATCACCAAACGCAAGAAAGCCGAAGAGGATCTCAAGACCTATCGCAACCACCTGGAAGAGATGGTCAATGAACGGACCCGGGACCTGGAAGCGGCCCAAAAGGCCCTGGTGCAGAAGGAGAAGCTCAAGACCCTGGGCGCCATCACTGCGGAAGTGGCCCATGAGTTCAGAAACCCTCTCGTGTCCATCGGCGGTTTCGCAAGACGCCTCCAGAAAAAGTTCCCCGATTCCCAGGAGGCCGAAATCATCCTGAAAGAAGCCCATCGCCTGGAACTTCTTCTCGAAAGAATCGACCATTACCTGAAGCCCATCCACCTTCAACCCAGAGAATGCCTTGTCAATCCCATCGTCACCGAATGCGTGGACCTCTTGTCTCCCGAACTGGCACGTGAAAATGTACACCTGCAATTGGAACTCGACCCGGGACTGCCGCCCGCTTACGTCGACCCTGAAATCCTCTCCCAGGTTCTCATCATCATGACCACCAACGCGGTCAAGATCATGGATAAGACAAGACCCTTAATCATCCAGACCTACGGAGCGGAAGAAAACATCTACATCGATTTCAGAAATCCCGTTCTGGGAAAAAAGATCAAGGATCCCGAGCTTCTCTTCCTCCCCTTCCAAGAATCGGGAAACAACATCGAAATGTCCCGCAGCTACCAGTTGCTGAAAGAAATGGGTGGAGTCCTCTCCTTCACTCAGGAACCCGACTACATGGTTTTCAGCGTCTCCCTGCGCAAGGCCGGAGCTGAAGAAACCGAGGAACAGAAAAAAGGCGACAAATAA
- the msrA gene encoding peptide-methionine (S)-S-oxide reductase MsrA, whose amino-acid sequence MNEKNSTTQKATFAGGCFWCVEADFEKVDGVIEVISGYAGGHVENPTYQQVSAGGTGHLEAVQVIYDPAKVSYKELLDIFWKHVDPTDPGGQFVDRGSQYRTAIFYHDEDQRQLAEESKRELEQSGHFKKPIATEIIKLTQFYEAEDYHQDYYRKNPLRYKLYRSNSGRDQFLKTAWNSSETKTGRGSQSSKYEKPGDEVLRSKLTPLQYKVTQHEGTEPPFNNEYWDNKKEGIYVDIVSGEPLFSSLDKYDSGTGWPSFTKPLEPGNIVERKDRSLFMSRTEVRSKYGDSHLGHVFPDGPKPTGQRYCINSASLRFIPREDLEKEGYGEYLELFDK is encoded by the coding sequence ATGAACGAAAAAAACAGCACAACACAAAAAGCCACATTCGCAGGCGGATGTTTCTGGTGTGTGGAAGCGGACTTTGAGAAAGTGGACGGCGTGATCGAGGTCATATCAGGGTATGCGGGCGGACATGTGGAAAACCCGACGTATCAGCAGGTTTCGGCGGGGGGAACGGGGCATCTGGAAGCGGTTCAGGTGATTTATGATCCGGCAAAAGTCTCCTACAAAGAACTCCTCGATATTTTCTGGAAACATGTGGACCCCACCGATCCGGGCGGACAGTTCGTAGACCGGGGTTCTCAGTATCGAACCGCCATATTCTATCACGATGAAGATCAGCGACAGTTGGCTGAAGAATCGAAACGCGAATTGGAACAATCCGGACATTTCAAAAAACCCATCGCGACGGAGATCATCAAGCTGACTCAGTTTTATGAGGCGGAAGACTACCACCAGGATTATTACAGAAAAAACCCTTTACGTTACAAACTGTACAGGTCCAATTCGGGCCGGGACCAGTTTCTAAAGACGGCCTGGAACAGCAGCGAGACAAAGACGGGAAGAGGTTCTCAAAGCTCGAAATACGAAAAACCTGGTGACGAAGTGTTGCGGAGCAAGTTGACACCCCTGCAGTATAAAGTGACCCAGCACGAGGGCACGGAGCCCCCTTTCAACAACGAGTACTGGGACAATAAAAAGGAAGGAATTTATGTGGATATCGTCTCGGGAGAACCTCTTTTCAGTTCTCTCGACAAGTACGATTCCGGAACCGGCTGGCCGAGTTTCACAAAGCCCCTGGAACCCGGCAACATTGTGGAAAGAAAGGATCGGTCTCTTTTCATGAGCCGCACGGAAGTCCGAAGCAAATACGGGGATTCTCACCTGGGACACGTTTTTCCCGATGGGCCGAAACCCACAGGGCAAAGATATTGTATCAATTCGGCGTCCCTCAGGTTTATTCCGCGAGAGGATTTGGAAAAGGAGGGTTACGGCGAGTACCTCGAGCTTTTTGACAAATAG
- a CDS encoding type IA DNA topoisomerase, producing MVTLVLTEKPSVARDFARALEVTGKKDGFIEGNGYVITWAVGHLVELAEPEDYDDKWKKWKLESLPILPESLKYKPISNAEKQLGIIQRQLRRADVGRIVIATDAGREGEVIARTILGTVADVKGELYRFWTSQALTTQVVRETLKDLKPASNYDRLWNAGQARQIADWLVGMNFSRSATLKLRGGGREIFSVGRVQTAVLALLVDRKRERENFVPQPYWLLRVNFSNARGSWWGSWFRGEQDRFHQKESAEEILALVEGQTGKVKSVKREKKKLAPPLLYSLTDLQREANSKFGLSAQQTLDIAQKLYEEKKCLSYPRTDSKVLGTQNVDLARKIVSKLSDRYPELFQGVLRSRIAISNKRVFNDARLTDHHALIPLAPLPSTVTHDQSRIYDLVLKRFAAAFHPDYEYEATLIVTEVTGETFRTKGSRPLALGWKTVYGTKEAQTPKGGDDEPEEENLPPLERGDAAKVEDSKLEERMTQPPPEYTEALLLKDMTNPSRYVSEEELQKIFKGEVGLGTQATRAQIIETLLLRQYVVREKKKLAPTDKGCFLIDRLRRFEKAKAIATPEETARWEMELEKIALGVGDPDAFMRGIREFVENGVEEFKMSEGGQGMRATLGKCPACGGEIIEGKKGFGCSNWREKDGGCRFVVWKEIEGQKIWPGTLRVLLSGRATQPMRFRSEEGGEFTAALKLERDEREGGWVTRFVSVGEKENGSDAFPSPAEVLGQCPRCGGNVVEGNKGYGCVNWRESDGGCRFVIWKVIAGRELPMDAVRDLLLKGETETIHGFISRKGKEFSAKLKLDESEFKTIFVFENTRS from the coding sequence TTGGTCACGCTGGTTCTGACTGAAAAGCCGTCCGTTGCCAGGGATTTTGCCCGAGCCCTGGAAGTGACGGGGAAGAAGGACGGTTTCATTGAAGGAAATGGATATGTCATCACCTGGGCTGTCGGCCACCTCGTGGAACTGGCCGAACCCGAAGATTACGATGATAAATGGAAAAAGTGGAAACTGGAGAGCCTTCCCATCCTTCCCGAAAGTTTGAAGTATAAGCCCATTTCCAATGCCGAAAAACAACTGGGAATCATTCAAAGGCAGCTCAGGAGAGCTGATGTCGGGCGGATCGTCATTGCTACGGATGCCGGGCGTGAGGGGGAAGTGATCGCCCGCACGATCCTGGGGACAGTGGCGGACGTAAAGGGAGAGCTTTACCGGTTTTGGACGTCTCAGGCCCTCACAACTCAGGTGGTCAGGGAGACACTCAAGGATCTAAAGCCCGCCTCAAACTACGACCGCCTCTGGAATGCCGGTCAGGCCAGGCAGATTGCCGACTGGCTGGTGGGGATGAATTTTTCTCGATCTGCCACTCTGAAACTGCGTGGGGGTGGGCGGGAAATCTTTTCCGTCGGCAGAGTGCAGACGGCGGTGCTGGCGCTCCTGGTGGACCGGAAAAGGGAGCGGGAAAACTTTGTTCCTCAGCCTTACTGGCTTCTTCGAGTGAACTTTTCCAATGCCAGGGGCAGCTGGTGGGGATCATGGTTCAGGGGGGAACAGGACCGTTTCCATCAGAAGGAATCCGCCGAAGAAATCCTCGCCCTTGTGGAGGGGCAGACGGGAAAGGTCAAATCCGTCAAGCGCGAGAAGAAAAAATTGGCTCCCCCACTTCTTTATTCTCTCACGGATCTGCAGCGGGAAGCCAATTCGAAGTTCGGGCTGTCGGCGCAACAAACCCTCGATATTGCCCAAAAGCTCTACGAAGAAAAAAAATGCCTCTCCTACCCCCGCACGGATTCGAAAGTGCTCGGTACGCAAAACGTGGATCTGGCGAGGAAGATTGTATCGAAGCTCTCCGATCGTTATCCCGAACTCTTTCAAGGTGTGCTGCGCAGTCGCATCGCCATTTCCAATAAGCGTGTCTTCAACGATGCCAGGCTCACGGACCATCATGCCCTCATCCCGTTGGCTCCGCTTCCCTCCACTGTAACTCACGATCAGTCCAGGATCTACGACCTGGTTCTGAAGCGTTTCGCTGCGGCCTTTCATCCGGATTACGAATACGAAGCGACTCTTATTGTCACCGAAGTGACTGGGGAGACTTTCCGCACCAAGGGCAGCCGCCCCCTGGCGCTGGGCTGGAAAACGGTTTATGGGACAAAAGAAGCTCAAACACCCAAGGGCGGGGACGATGAGCCCGAGGAGGAAAATCTTCCCCCGCTGGAGCGGGGAGATGCGGCGAAGGTGGAGGACTCAAAACTTGAAGAAAGAATGACTCAGCCTCCTCCGGAATACACGGAGGCGCTCCTCCTCAAGGATATGACCAATCCTTCGCGCTATGTTTCCGAAGAAGAACTTCAGAAGATCTTCAAGGGGGAGGTCGGGCTCGGCACCCAGGCCACTCGAGCGCAAATCATAGAGACACTCCTTTTGAGGCAATATGTCGTGAGGGAGAAAAAGAAGCTGGCGCCCACAGACAAGGGGTGTTTCCTCATCGACCGGTTGCGGCGGTTTGAAAAAGCCAAAGCGATTGCCACACCGGAAGAGACCGCCCGGTGGGAAATGGAACTGGAGAAAATAGCTCTGGGTGTTGGTGATCCTGACGCATTCATGCGTGGGATCAGGGAATTTGTTGAAAATGGAGTGGAGGAATTCAAGATGAGTGAAGGCGGGCAGGGGATGCGCGCGACACTGGGCAAATGCCCGGCTTGCGGCGGGGAGATCATCGAGGGGAAGAAAGGATTTGGCTGTTCCAACTGGCGAGAAAAGGACGGGGGGTGTCGGTTCGTGGTCTGGAAAGAAATAGAGGGACAAAAGATCTGGCCGGGAACACTTCGCGTTCTCTTGTCCGGAAGGGCCACGCAGCCCATGCGTTTTCGCTCCGAGGAAGGCGGGGAATTCACCGCCGCTCTCAAGCTGGAGCGGGATGAGAGGGAAGGCGGCTGGGTTACCCGTTTTGTTTCCGTTGGGGAGAAGGAAAATGGTTCGGATGCTTTTCCTTCTCCTGCCGAGGTCCTTGGACAATGCCCCCGCTGCGGAGGAAACGTGGTCGAAGGGAACAAAGGCTACGGATGCGTGAACTGGCGTGAATCCGATGGAGGCTGCCGTTTTGTGATCTGGAAGGTGATCGCCGGAAGGGAACTCCCCATGGATGCGGTCAGAGACCTGCTGTTAAAAGGCGAAACGGAAACAATACACGGCTTCATTTCCAGGAAGGGCAAGGAATTTTCCGCAAAGCTCAAGCTGGATGAAAGTGAATTCAAGACCATCTTTGTGTTTGAAAATACGAGAAGTTGA
- a CDS encoding ATP-binding protein → MLDPRIVLTVFCAYMGFLFLTALWVERRSAAGKGVANNPILYSLSLAVYCTAWTYYGSVGMAATSGFLFLPVYLGSTAFVLLWWTVLRKLVRLKNMYHITSIADFISARYNKSQPLAVIATLIALVGIIPYIALQLKAIISTFVLITSSSFQTLPQGAVRSSWLWENVGLLVTVLMIFFTIVLGVRRLDPTERHEGMIMVVAVECLVKLVAFLVVGFFVTYFMFDGFQDIFRKVMDSSYRDMVMSWGKNPFYYSKWMSIFILSFSAILFLPRQFHVAVVENADENHIRTAMWLFPLYMLLINFFVLPIALGGLLKGYPIEEADNFVLMLPLHYGEAWLSLLVFIGGFSAATGMIMISSVTMATMITNHLLLPLMSWVPRLDFLKRHLLRCRWAAVALYILISFWFEDRVGESYMLVNIGLISFAAILQFAPPILGGLFWRRGNKTGALLGMSTGFLVWFYTLLLPSFVKSGWVTYDLLESGPWGMAFLNPEKLFGLSGLDPLGHTVFWSMLFNVGLYVVGSLCSEERKEEVSLAEEFVGALAPAAPLSHARSREAYIDLSEKIEEMRKLLEQYFSKQEAMPILEKCMKEACIQGNEKISILQLVELQSELEKSLAGSIGSAAAYKAISEGIVYSPREARDLSEVYGEILADLRVTPRELKQKIDYYQEREMLLIRQSNELEEKIDQLEKEMAERMRAQKALQESEERYRSLVETMNEGLEIEDENGVITYVNEKLCEMWGCSREEIIGRSVTEFVEDAQRKVVQEQLAKRDRGEIVSYETTWSGREGEKISTIVSSVPIITANGDYKGRFAVVTDISDLKAMERERANMISMFAHDMRSSLTGIHGLGLRLLNKSATMDEAKRSEYLRIINKEASKLESLVDDFLEFSRLETGRLKLSFDSISLEKELVELFEAYRAKTAQSGITLELQIEEALPIIEADANRLRRVFTNLLDNAFKFSKGRGTITIAAREVEQGVVVKVIDEGIGIDPAELPFIFDLFHRGGGNEKREGYGIGLATVKAIVEGHGGRVHVASELGRGSTFTIYLPKKAKRKDLES, encoded by the coding sequence ATGCTTGATCCGCGAATAGTTCTGACGGTTTTTTGCGCATACATGGGCTTTCTGTTCCTGACGGCCCTGTGGGTGGAGCGCAGGTCTGCGGCCGGAAAAGGGGTCGCCAACAATCCCATTTTATATTCTCTATCCTTGGCGGTTTATTGCACCGCATGGACCTATTACGGCAGCGTTGGAATGGCAGCCACGTCGGGATTTCTCTTTCTCCCCGTCTACTTGGGTTCCACTGCATTCGTCCTGCTCTGGTGGACGGTATTGCGGAAGCTGGTGCGGCTCAAAAACATGTATCACATCACGAGCATTGCCGATTTTATTTCCGCCCGTTACAACAAGTCCCAGCCCCTTGCCGTCATTGCCACCCTCATTGCCCTGGTGGGTATCATTCCTTATATCGCTCTCCAGTTGAAGGCCATTATCTCTACCTTTGTGCTTATCACGAGCTCTTCATTCCAGACCCTCCCGCAAGGGGCCGTAAGATCTTCCTGGCTTTGGGAAAATGTGGGGTTGCTCGTTACGGTTCTGATGATATTTTTTACCATCGTTCTTGGCGTGCGGCGACTCGACCCGACGGAGCGTCACGAAGGCATGATCATGGTCGTGGCGGTGGAATGTCTGGTCAAGTTGGTCGCTTTCCTTGTCGTGGGCTTTTTTGTGACCTATTTCATGTTCGATGGCTTTCAGGATATTTTCAGGAAGGTGATGGATAGTTCATACCGGGATATGGTGATGTCCTGGGGAAAGAATCCTTTTTATTATTCCAAATGGATGAGTATTTTTATCCTCTCCTTTTCCGCCATTCTTTTCCTTCCCCGGCAGTTTCATGTGGCTGTGGTGGAAAATGCGGACGAGAACCATATCCGGACCGCCATGTGGCTTTTCCCACTCTACATGCTCTTGATAAACTTCTTCGTTCTGCCGATCGCTCTCGGAGGGCTGCTCAAGGGGTACCCCATTGAAGAGGCCGATAACTTTGTCCTCATGCTTCCTCTCCATTACGGGGAAGCCTGGCTCTCCCTACTGGTTTTTATTGGAGGGTTCTCGGCGGCTACGGGCATGATCATGATCAGTTCCGTTACCATGGCCACCATGATCACGAATCATCTGCTGCTGCCTCTCATGAGTTGGGTTCCTCGTCTGGATTTCTTGAAGCGGCACCTGCTGAGATGCCGCTGGGCGGCAGTGGCCCTGTATATTCTCATCAGTTTCTGGTTTGAAGATCGCGTGGGCGAATCCTACATGCTGGTGAATATCGGACTCATCTCCTTTGCCGCCATCCTGCAGTTCGCTCCTCCCATCCTTGGCGGTCTCTTCTGGCGCCGAGGCAACAAAACGGGGGCTCTCCTCGGCATGAGTACCGGGTTCCTGGTTTGGTTCTACACGTTGCTGCTGCCTTCCTTTGTGAAGAGCGGTTGGGTCACCTACGACCTGCTCGAAAGCGGCCCATGGGGAATGGCATTCTTGAATCCCGAGAAGCTCTTTGGGCTTTCCGGTTTGGATCCTCTCGGTCACACGGTCTTTTGGTCCATGCTCTTCAATGTCGGGCTCTATGTGGTCGGTTCTCTTTGTTCCGAGGAGAGGAAAGAGGAAGTCAGTCTAGCGGAAGAGTTCGTGGGCGCCCTCGCTCCAGCCGCCCCCCTTTCTCATGCCAGGAGCCGTGAGGCATACATCGATCTTTCGGAAAAGATCGAGGAAATGAGGAAGCTTCTGGAACAGTACTTTTCAAAACAGGAAGCGATGCCGATTCTTGAAAAGTGTATGAAGGAAGCGTGCATCCAGGGAAACGAGAAAATTTCCATTCTCCAGTTGGTCGAGCTTCAGAGTGAGCTGGAAAAATCCCTGGCCGGGTCCATAGGTTCGGCCGCCGCCTACAAGGCCATATCCGAGGGGATTGTCTATTCTCCGCGCGAAGCCCGGGACTTGTCGGAAGTTTATGGAGAAATTCTTGCCGATCTGAGAGTCACTCCGAGGGAATTGAAACAAAAGATCGACTATTATCAGGAGCGGGAAATGCTGCTGATTCGTCAGTCCAATGAACTGGAGGAAAAGATCGATCAGCTCGAGAAGGAAATGGCCGAACGCATGCGGGCTCAGAAGGCGCTTCAGGAAAGTGAGGAACGATACCGGAGCCTTGTGGAAACCATGAATGAAGGGCTTGAAATAGAGGATGAAAACGGGGTCATTACTTACGTCAATGAAAAGCTGTGCGAGATGTGGGGCTGTTCACGGGAAGAGATCATCGGGCGTTCCGTCACCGAATTCGTCGAGGATGCTCAGCGTAAAGTCGTGCAGGAACAATTGGCCAAGCGGGACCGGGGCGAAATCGTTTCCTATGAGACCACATGGTCCGGGAGGGAAGGTGAGAAAATCTCCACCATTGTCTCTTCCGTACCCATAATCACCGCAAACGGCGATTATAAGGGCCGCTTTGCCGTGGTCACGGATATATCGGACCTCAAAGCCATGGAACGCGAAAGGGCCAACATGATTTCCATGTTTGCCCACGACATGCGCTCTTCCCTCACTGGAATCCACGGCTTGGGACTGCGTCTCCTGAACAAGTCCGCCACGATGGACGAGGCCAAAAGGAGCGAGTACCTTCGAATCATCAACAAGGAAGCCTCGAAGCTGGAATCGCTCGTGGACGACTTCCTGGAATTTTCCCGCCTGGAGACGGGCCGCCTGAAACTGAGCTTCGATTCCATTTCCCTTGAAAAAGAGCTGGTTGAACTTTTCGAAGCCTACCGGGCCAAGACCGCGCAAAGCGGGATCACGCTGGAGCTTCAAATAGAGGAAGCCCTGCCCATCATTGAAGCCGATGCCAATCGCCTGCGAAGAGTTTTTACGAACCTGTTGGACAACGCCTTCAAGTTTTCGAAGGGTCGGGGGACCATCACCATCGCGGCCAGGGAGGTGGAACAGGGAGTCGTGGTAAAAGTCATTGACGAGGGAATCGGGATCGATCCCGCTGAGCTTCCATTCATCTTCGATCTCTTCCACAGGGGAGGAGGCAACGAAAAGAGGGAAGGCTATGGAATCGGTCTGGCCACCGTGAAGGCTATCGTGGAAGGGCACGGGGGGAGGGTCCATGTGGCCAGTGAATTGGGAAGGGGCTCAACTTTCACGATCTACTTGCCGAAAAAGGCGAAGCGCAAAGATCTGGAATCCTGA